One part of the Microlunatus elymi genome encodes these proteins:
- a CDS encoding adenylate kinase produces the protein MRLLIMGPPGAGKGTQAKAIAEHYQIPTVSTGDILRANVAAGTPLGLEAKQVMETGGYVGDDILNGIVGDWLEQDDARRGFLLDGYPRTLAQVEALDSMLEQQHVGLDAVLSLKVDIEEVVGRLRKRAETEGRTDDSEDAIRVRQHKYAAETSPLLDVYARRGLLLEVDGLGEVDEITKRIFVALDSRL, from the coding sequence ATGCGACTGTTGATCATGGGACCGCCGGGTGCGGGCAAGGGCACCCAGGCGAAGGCGATCGCCGAGCACTACCAGATTCCCACCGTCTCCACCGGTGACATCCTGCGCGCCAACGTGGCCGCAGGTACGCCGCTCGGTCTGGAGGCCAAGCAGGTGATGGAGACCGGCGGCTATGTCGGCGACGACATCCTCAACGGCATCGTGGGCGATTGGTTGGAGCAGGACGACGCGCGGCGCGGCTTCCTGCTGGACGGATATCCGCGGACGCTGGCTCAGGTCGAGGCGCTGGACTCGATGCTGGAGCAACAGCACGTCGGACTCGACGCCGTCCTCTCGCTGAAGGTCGACATCGAAGAGGTCGTCGGCCGCCTCCGCAAGCGGGCCGAGACCGAAGGTCGTACCGACGACAGCGAGGACGCGATCCGAGTCCGCCAGCACAAGTACGCTGCCGAGACCTCCCCGCTGCTCGACGTCTACGCCCGCCGCGGCCTCCTGCTCGAGGTCGACGGCCTCGGCGAGGTCGACGAGATCACCAAGCGCATCTTCGTAGCCCTGGACTCCCGCCTCTGA
- a CDS encoding MFS transporter, whose product MDPESGRSTGPAIADEAATQPARIGYRSLARNHDFTVLWIGQTISGLGSAISSFAFPLVGYALTSSALITSIVGTAHLVGMLVVMLPAGALADRVDRRLVMRVSAGAGAVLYATVVAAGIAGWLTVPHLIAVALLTGATEGLFRPAETGAVRTVVSTEELPTALSQNQARQHIASLLGAPVGGLLLAVTRWMPFAADAVSYAISWLLLGRIRTNLTPRPDGAPRPRQSALADVISGWRFQFGHPMLRVLAIWAPLTNLVVNAVFFAANLRLISAGFPPWQIGLIETSVGVIGILGALCAPWLIQRIPTGLLVIMSAWAFVPILLPMALWNTPWIVAAALAIGIFLNPAGNAAISSYAQTQMRQDQLGRFSATMGFTSMSLMPLAPILAGGLLSVLTGTVAMLILALPCGLVALIPTIARAVRTVPRPAEWESPQPATDGAHA is encoded by the coding sequence TGGATCCGGAATCTGGCCGGTCGACCGGTCCGGCTATCGCCGACGAGGCCGCCACCCAGCCGGCGCGGATCGGATATCGGTCGCTGGCGCGCAATCACGACTTCACCGTGTTGTGGATCGGCCAGACGATCTCCGGTCTGGGCAGCGCGATCAGTAGCTTCGCGTTTCCGCTGGTCGGCTACGCGCTGACCAGTTCGGCGCTGATCACCTCGATCGTCGGCACTGCACATCTGGTCGGCATGTTGGTCGTCATGCTGCCGGCCGGAGCACTGGCCGACCGGGTCGATCGCCGATTGGTGATGCGCGTCTCGGCCGGGGCGGGTGCGGTGCTGTACGCGACGGTGGTCGCTGCGGGGATCGCCGGTTGGTTGACGGTGCCGCACCTGATCGCGGTGGCGTTGCTGACCGGCGCGACCGAGGGGCTGTTCCGGCCGGCCGAGACCGGTGCCGTCCGTACGGTGGTGAGCACCGAGGAGTTGCCCACCGCGCTCAGTCAGAATCAGGCCCGCCAGCACATCGCGTCGTTGCTCGGCGCACCGGTCGGCGGCTTGCTGCTGGCGGTCACCCGATGGATGCCGTTCGCCGCCGACGCGGTGTCGTACGCGATCAGCTGGCTGCTGCTCGGCCGGATCCGTACGAACTTGACGCCCCGGCCCGACGGAGCGCCCCGACCACGGCAGTCCGCGCTGGCCGACGTGATCTCGGGCTGGCGGTTCCAGTTCGGACATCCGATGCTGCGGGTGCTGGCGATCTGGGCGCCGCTGACGAATCTGGTGGTCAACGCGGTCTTCTTCGCCGCCAACCTGCGCCTGATCTCCGCCGGGTTCCCGCCCTGGCAGATCGGGCTGATCGAGACCAGCGTCGGCGTCATCGGGATCCTCGGCGCCCTGTGCGCACCGTGGTTGATCCAGCGGATCCCCACCGGGCTGCTGGTGATCATGTCGGCCTGGGCGTTCGTCCCGATTCTGTTGCCGATGGCGCTGTGGAACACACCCTGGATCGTGGCTGCTGCGTTGGCGATCGGGATCTTCCTCAACCCGGCCGGCAATGCCGCGATCTCCTCGTACGCCCAGACGCAGATGCGGCAGGATCAGCTCGGCCGGTTCTCCGCCACCATGGGCTTCACCTCGATGTCGCTGATGCCGCTGGCGCCGATACTGGCCGGCGGTCTGCTCAGCGTGCTGACCGGCACCGTGGCGATGTTGATCTTGGCCCTGCCGTGTGGCCTGGTGGCCCTGATCCCCACGATCGCCCGGGCGGTGCGTACGGTGCCGCGGCCGGCCGAGTGGGAGTCGCCTCAACCGGCGACCGACGGCGCCCACGCCTGA